The Deltaproteobacteria bacterium nucleotide sequence ACCTGAGCAACGGCGGCCCAGAACAATTCTCGCAACCGGGCATCGTGAACACCAAGCAACGACCTGTCACACTGCGCCCGCAGACGTCGCTGCTCATTGTGCCCGCGCGTTCATTGGCCCACCAGAGCAGCGCCGCGCTGCGCGGCTTCTCGCAATGACAACTTCCGTTGCGCTCAAACTGAGACACTACCCCGCCGCAGGGCGGCTTGAACGCGGCGCCGAGCTGTGAGAAGTGAGAGCGCCTTGGCGACACGCTCGCCGCGATGCGTGCCCATTGAACGCGTTTGCGGGTGGCTGACGACGAGGAGTATCTATGGCGAATGCTGACATCGAATCCGTCTTGACCGAGCGCCGCGTGTTCCCGCCGGCCGCGGAGTTCAGCGCCAAGGCGCACGTGAGCGGGCTGGCTGAGTACGAACGGCTCGCGCGCGAGGCCGAGGCCGATCCGCAGGCGTTCTGGGCCGGCATCGCCGGCGAACTCGATTGGTTCTCGCCGTGGCGAACCATATTGGAATGGAAGCCGCCGTTCGCCAAGTGGTTCGTCGGCGGCACCACCAATCTCGCGCACAACTGCATCGACCGTCATCTCACCACCTGGCGCCGCAACAAGGCGGCCATCATCTGGGAAGGCGAGCCCGGCGACAGCCGCACGCTGACGTACCAAGATCTCCATCGTGAGGTGTGCACGTTCGCCAACGTGCTCAAGGGTCTTGGTGTGAAGAAGGGCGATCGCGTCGGTCTCTACCTGCCGCTCATTCCGGAGTTGGCGATCGCCATGCTCGCCTGCGCGCGCATCGGCGCAACCCACAGTGTGGTGTTCGGCGGCTTCAGCGCCGAAGCGCTGCGCGATCGTATGAACGACGCGCAAGCGAAGGTCGTCGTCACCTCTGACGGTGGCTATCGCCGTGGACAGGTGGTGCCGTTGAAGGCCAACGTCGACGACGCGCTCCGCGATGCCCCGTGCGTTGAGCACGTGGTGGTCGTTCGCCGCACCGGCGAGACCGTGCCGATGAAAGGCGGACGCGATCATTGGTGGCACGAGTTGATGGCGAAGGCGTCGGATGTATGTCCGGCCGAGCCGCTCGATGCCGAGCATCCGCTGTTCATCCTTTACACGAGCGGTACCACGGGCAAGCCGAAGGGGATCGTCCACACCACCGGCGGCTACATGGTGCAGACGTACATCTCTAGCAAGTGGGTCTTCGATCTCAAGGACGAAGACACGTACTGGTGCACCGCCGACATCGGCTGGGTGACCGGCCACAGCTACGTGGTCTACGGCATCCTCGCGAACGGCGCGACATCGGTGATGTTCGAGGGCGCGCCGAACTATCCCGAGCCCGACCGCCTCTGGCAGATCATCGACAAGTACGGCGTGACGATCTTCTACACCGCGCCCACTGCCATCCGCACCTTTGCCAAGTGGGGTCGCGAATGGCCGCGCAAGCATCGGCTCGACACGCTGCGACTACTCGGCACTGTTGGTGAGCCAATCAATCCGGAAGCCTGGATCTGGTACCACGAAGAGATCGGCAAGCAGCGTTGCCCGATCGTTGACACGTGGTGGCAGACTGAAACCGGCGCGATCATGATCACGCCGCTGGCGGGCGCGATTGCGACGAAACCCGGTTCGGCGACACGCCCGTTCCCAGGTATCCAGGTTGCGGTGGTGACGCGCGAGGGTGATCCGGTCGGTCCCAATCAAGGCGGCTACCTGGTCATCAAGCATCCGTGGCCGAGCATGCTCCGCACGATCTACGGCGATCCGGATCGCTACGTGCAAACGTATTGGAGCCAAGTCGCGGGCTGCTACTTCACCGGCGACGGCGCACGTTACGACGAGGACGGCTACTTCTGGATCATGGGGCGCGTTGACGACGTGGTAAACGTTGCCGGTCATCGTCTCGGTACGATGGAAGTGGAAAGCGCGTTGGTGAGTCACGAGGCGGTCGCCGAGGCCGCCGTCGTCGGGCGTCCCGATGCGATGAAGGGGCAAGCAATCGCGGCGTTCGTCACGTTGGCCGCTGGCCACAAGGCGACCGACCAGATGAAGCTGGCGTTGCGCGACCATGTCGCCAAAGAGATCGGCGCTTTCGCCAAGCCCGACGACATTCGCTTCACCGATTCCCTGCCAAAAACTCGCAGCGGCAAGATCATGCGCCGCCTGCTGCGCGACATCGCCGCCGGCAAAGATACCATCGGCGACACCAGTACGATCGAAGATCTCTCCGTGCTGGCCAAACTGCGCGAGGATGAGGAGTGAGCTGCGCGAATCGCCGATGGTGTATTGTGTATTGCCAGAGGGGCGAGTTTGTCCCATCCGGCGATCAGCCATAAGCGATCGGCCATCAGCCATATGCCATTCAGAATTCACAACACTCTCGCCGGCCGTTTGGAAGAATTCGTTCCGCTGGTGCCGGGCAAGGTCGGCATGTACGTCTGCGGCGTCACGGTCTACGACCGCTCGCACATCGGCCATGCGCGCGCGATGGTCGTCTTCGACGTTCTCTACCGCTACCTGCGCTTTGCCGGCTACGACGTGACCTTCATTCGCAACTTCACCGACGTCGACGACAAGATCATTGCCCGCGCCAATCACGCCGGCATCTCGACCGACAGTTTGGTCGACACCAACATCCGGGCGTTTGCCGAGGACATCGCCGTGCTCGGCTGCTTGCCGCCGACGCTCGAGCCCCGGGCGACTCAGCACATCCCCGAGATGATCGCGCTGATCGAGAAGCTGATCGCCAAAGGACTGGCGTATCCCGCCGACGGTGACGTCTACTTCGCGGTCGACAAGTTGCCCGGCTACGGCAAGCTATCCAAGCGCAACCTCGACGACATGCAAGCGGGGGCACGCATCGAAGTCGACGAGCGCAAGCATCACCCGATGGACTTCGCGCTGTGGAAGGCGAGTAAGCCGGGTGAGCCGTGGTGGGACAGTCCGTGGGGCAGGGGGCGGCCCGGCTGGCACATCGAGTGTTCGGTGATGGCGAGCAAGTACCTCGATCAGCCGTTCGACATTCACGGCGGCGGCAACGATCTGATTTTTCCGCACCACGAGAACGAGATCGCTCAGTCCGAGGGTGCGCATGAGCGCACCTTTGCGCGTTACTGGGTACACAACGGCATGGTGACCATCGACCGCGAGAAGATGTCGAAGTCGCTCGGCAACTTCATGACCGTGCAAGCGGCGTCGCAGCGCGTTGGCGGCGAAGCTGTGCGGCTGTTCGTGATCGGCACGCACTACCGCAGCCCGCTCGATTTCGCCGTCGAGCGGCTCGACGACGCTGCGGGCAACGTGACTCGGATCTACGAGACTCTCGCGCGCGCCGATGCCGCGCTCGGGAGCGAGGTGGTGCCGGCCGACGCGGCCGTCGTGGCCGAGTTTCGTGCGGCGATGGACAACGACCTCAACACCGCCGGTGCGCTCGGCGTCATCTTCGACACCCTGCGCGCTTTGAATCGCGCACTCGACCAGGACGATCTGCCGAAGGCGGCGCCGTTGCGCGTCGCGCTGCGCGAGATGTGTGGTGTCCTCGGTTTCGCGCAAGCCGACGCGAGCGCATGGCTGGAGCGCGCGCGCCGCGCCCATCTCGATGCGACCGACGTGAACAGCGCCGCCGTCGAGCGCCTCATCGCCGAGCGCAACGACGCCCGCAAAGCCCGCAACTTCAAACGCGCCGATGAAATTCGCGCGCAACTCAAAGAACAGGGCATCGTGCTCGAAGACACGCCGTCGGGAACGAAGTGGAAGGTTGAGAAGAGTTGAAAGCGAAAAGGTGAAAGTGGAAAGCCAGAGAGGCTGAGAAGAGTTGAAAGTGGAAAGCTGAAAGTGAAGAGCCAGACATCCATGCTGAGGTCGAGTCGCCAACGTGTCCTCTGGCTTTCCACTTTTCACTTTCAGCTTTCAGCTTCCCTTCCGCGTCCCCTCTGGCTTTCCACTTTTCGCTTTCAACTTTCCACCGCTTGTTCCGTAGCAGTTGAACGGAGGCGCGATATGTCGAAGCGTTTCGAGGAGTTGATTGTCTGGCAGAAGGCGCGGGAGCTGACCGGTGTGATTTACGAGCTGACCCGGGGTCGGGAGTTTGAGCGCGATTTCGGTCTGAGGGATCAGATTCGGCGGGCAGCGGTGTCCGTGATGTCCAACATCGCCGAGGGCTTTGAGCGCGGCAGCAACGCTGAGTTCGGTCGTTTTCTGGTGATCGCGAAAGGTTCGTGCGGAGAAGTGCGCTGCCAACTGTACGTGGCCGTCGATCAAGGCTATATCGATGCTGCGACGTTCAAGCGCACGTGCGAGCGCGCCGAGGAAGTATCGCGAATGTTGCAGGGGCTGAATCGGAAAGTGAGGATGAAGGCGAAGGTTGCAGGATGAGGGTTGAAAGCTGAAAGTTGAAAGCCAAAAGCTAGAAGGTGAAAGCCGCCCGGCCAAGACTGAAGGAAGAAAGCTGAAAGCCAAGAGCAGCCCGTCCCGGCTTTTCGCTTTCGGCTTTGAACTTTGAACTTCAGCCCGGTCCGGCTTTCCACTTTCGGCTTTGGACTTCGAACTTGGGCTCAGCCCGTTTTGCTTTCCACTTTCAGCTTTAGACTTTGAACTGCCGGACGGCTATCGTCCGGCATCCGCGCCCGTAGCTCAGGTGGACTAGAGCGGCTGGCTTCGAACCAGTAGGTCGGGAGTTCGAATCTCTCCGGGCGCGCTTTTTTTCTTCGGAATGTCTTGGGCGCGACCCCTGCGAGGGGTGTCGCTCCTTGCCACTCGCAATCAAGCGCGCCGCGGGCGGATTGGAGCTGCGCCCAACGTCGAAATTCTGTGACGAGTGTGGCGCGGCGATAGCAGGCAGACGGCAATAGGCAGTTCCCCTCCGCCCCTAACAACCAACAACCTAACAACGAACAACCTTCCCTCTCGCCATCCATTCTGTCGCTTTACTCTGGTCGGCTTGGTAGAAGCGCGGGCGACGACCGCGAGGGAGGGAATGCGATGGTACGCTATCTATGGCTGGGGCTTCTGCTGCTGATCGTGAGGGTCGGCGCCGTGAACGGGCAGACGACGGCGTTCACCTATCAAGGGCAACTGACGGACGGTGCTGCGCCCGCGAACGCGACCTACGACTTGCAGTTCAAGTTGTTCGACGCCGCGAGCAACGGAACACAAAAGGGCGGCACCAACACCAAGGACAACGTCAGCGTCGCCAACGGCTTGTTCACTGTGCAGCTCGACTTCGGCGCCGTGTTCGACGGCAACGCACGCTATCTCGAGCTCGGCGTACGCCCTGGGGCCAGCACGGGCGGGTATCAGATGTTGCTGCCGCGCCAGGCGCTCGCCCCGGCGCCGTATGCGCTGTTTTCTGCCGCGCCGTGGGTGACCAACGGCGGCAACGTCTCCTTCACCAACGGCAACGTCGGCATTGGGACAGCGAGCCCGCTAACGAGATTGCATGTTGCTTCGGGCGCCAGCGACATCCTCCCGCCGCGCATCGAGTCTTCGGGTACAACTGGCTTCGCAGCCGGCTGGGATTTCTATCAGGGGGCCGTGGGCAAAGGCTATGTGGGGGTGCCAGATTCCGCGGCGGATATAGGTGCTGGGGAGCTGGTGGTATTTGGAGGGGCGGGGACCAAGACGTCGCTTTGGGCCGGAAGAACTCGAAGCGTCACACTCGACATCGGCGGCAGGGTCGGCATTGGGACAGCATCCCCCACCGGAACGTTGACCGTCCGGGCACCCTCCCTAGCTGACAATATTTTTGAAGTCTACGACGCGACTGGTTTCTTTAAGTTTGTTGTAACTAGCGAGGGTTACGTGGCTCTCGCGACGCTTCGTCCTGAGGCTTCCACCAAACACATTTGCTTCAACAGCGGCTTCTTGTCTCAGTGCTCTTCCGCCGCCGAATACGTCCCCACCGTGGCAAGCGATTTGGGTGATCCAGAACCGGGAGACTTGGTCAGCATCGTCGGCGTCAATCCCTACGGCGATGAGCATGCCCCCTTTGCCGTGGGCAAATCCACCCAGGCATGTGACCAGAATCTCGTCGGCTTCCTGCTCAAACCCGAGCTCAGTGCCGACGGCAACAAACTCAACGACCATTATCTGCCACTCGCCATCTACGGCTACTTTCCTGCGAAGGTCACACTCGAGAACGGGCTGATCAAGCGCGGTGACCCGATCACGTCGAGCTCGAAGCCGGGCTAT carries:
- the acs gene encoding acetate--CoA ligase; amino-acid sequence: MANADIESVLTERRVFPPAAEFSAKAHVSGLAEYERLAREAEADPQAFWAGIAGELDWFSPWRTILEWKPPFAKWFVGGTTNLAHNCIDRHLTTWRRNKAAIIWEGEPGDSRTLTYQDLHREVCTFANVLKGLGVKKGDRVGLYLPLIPELAIAMLACARIGATHSVVFGGFSAEALRDRMNDAQAKVVVTSDGGYRRGQVVPLKANVDDALRDAPCVEHVVVVRRTGETVPMKGGRDHWWHELMAKASDVCPAEPLDAEHPLFILYTSGTTGKPKGIVHTTGGYMVQTYISSKWVFDLKDEDTYWCTADIGWVTGHSYVVYGILANGATSVMFEGAPNYPEPDRLWQIIDKYGVTIFYTAPTAIRTFAKWGREWPRKHRLDTLRLLGTVGEPINPEAWIWYHEEIGKQRCPIVDTWWQTETGAIMITPLAGAIATKPGSATRPFPGIQVAVVTREGDPVGPNQGGYLVIKHPWPSMLRTIYGDPDRYVQTYWSQVAGCYFTGDGARYDEDGYFWIMGRVDDVVNVAGHRLGTMEVESALVSHEAVAEAAVVGRPDAMKGQAIAAFVTLAAGHKATDQMKLALRDHVAKEIGAFAKPDDIRFTDSLPKTRSGKIMRRLLRDIAAGKDTIGDTSTIEDLSVLAKLREDEE
- a CDS encoding cysteine--tRNA ligase, which translates into the protein MPFRIHNTLAGRLEEFVPLVPGKVGMYVCGVTVYDRSHIGHARAMVVFDVLYRYLRFAGYDVTFIRNFTDVDDKIIARANHAGISTDSLVDTNIRAFAEDIAVLGCLPPTLEPRATQHIPEMIALIEKLIAKGLAYPADGDVYFAVDKLPGYGKLSKRNLDDMQAGARIEVDERKHHPMDFALWKASKPGEPWWDSPWGRGRPGWHIECSVMASKYLDQPFDIHGGGNDLIFPHHENEIAQSEGAHERTFARYWVHNGMVTIDREKMSKSLGNFMTVQAASQRVGGEAVRLFVIGTHYRSPLDFAVERLDDAAGNVTRIYETLARADAALGSEVVPADAAVVAEFRAAMDNDLNTAGALGVIFDTLRALNRALDQDDLPKAAPLRVALREMCGVLGFAQADASAWLERARRAHLDATDVNSAAVERLIAERNDARKARNFKRADEIRAQLKEQGIVLEDTPSGTKWKVEKS
- a CDS encoding four helix bundle protein — translated: MSKRFEELIVWQKARELTGVIYELTRGREFERDFGLRDQIRRAAVSVMSNIAEGFERGSNAEFGRFLVIAKGSCGEVRCQLYVAVDQGYIDAATFKRTCERAEEVSRMLQGLNRKVRMKAKVAG